The stretch of DNA ATCCTCGTGGACAGTGACGATCCCGCGTTTCTTCGCCAGATTCAATATAGGACGATCCTTCAGTTCATCAACGATCTTATCGATTTTCTCGGCTTTGAAGCTTACTGTAAGCAAATAATTAAAGACGATTGCATCCTTCGGCTGGATCCCCCGCAGAATATCGCCGTCACTGACGACGCCTACGATGCGCTGTTCTTTGTCCAGTATCGGCATGCCGCTGATCCGCCGATCAACAAACGTTTTAAGTACATGCTTTACCGTATCCTGTTCGTTCGCTGCTATTACATCTGTTATCATGAAGTCTTTTGCTTTCATATAAAAGCCCACCTTCTATATGGGATGAATGCTACAACTTTATTATACGCTTACATGACTGAATTTGCTAAAAAAAAGACATCTGCCAAATAAGCAGATGTCAAAAATCATCATTCTTTTTCGAAATGCTTCGTACTCCGGACTGTATCGATCGGCCGTACAAGTTTTTCGATTTGTTCGCGTTTTGGTTCCAGGAACGGCGGCAAAGAAAGTTTCTCTCCAAGTGTCTCATACGGCTCGTCTCCCATGAATCCAGGACCATCCGTCGCGAATTCGAATAGAATTCCTGGTGCAACCCGGGAATATAGCGATTCAAAGAAATGACGGTCCACGTAGCCGGATGTCTGGAACTGGAAGCTGTTCATACGTTCGATCCACTCTTCCAATACCGCACGATCCTCTACACGGAAAGCAGCATGGTGCACAGTCCCGAATCCTTGTCTGCCATCTGGCAAAATCGTATTGTGCTCGAGGATGACGCTCGCTCCGTTTCCGCCTTCGCCCACTTCATACAAATAAAGGGATCCTTCTTGGGCAACCGGGCGGAATACCAGTACTTTTTCGAGCATTTCCTTGAAATAATCGATATGCGCTGTCCGTACAAAAATCGGCCCCAGCCCTGTGATGGCAAATTCCAATGGTACTGGACCATTCTGCCATGGTGTCCCGGATGCAACACCCTCATCGAGTTCGTCACTGATCAGCTGGTATTGCTGCTCATCAAAATCCTCGAAGGATAATGTCTTCTTGCCGAATTGCTCTTTGATGCCATGATGTTTCACTTGCAGACGATCGAATCGATTCACCCAATAATCCAATGCTGCGTCAGTCGGCACTCTGAAGGATGTCTTGTAAATCTCATTCGTGCCATGGGTCCCTTTTGGAATACCAGGGAAATCGAAGAATGTCATATCTGTTCCGGCACTGCCTTTGTCATCTGCAAAGAATAAGTGATATGTTTGGATATCATCCTGATTCACTGTTTTTTTGACCAGACGCATGCCAAGTACATATGTGAAGAACTCATAGTTTTTTTCTGCACTGCTCGTAATTGCCGTTACATGGTGTATACCTTTTAAATGATTCATCTTTATCACACTCCAGCCTGATGATGGAATTACCTCGAATTCGAGATAATTATATTATGACGTATCTGCCGCATGATGTCAAACAAATGAAAGCTAAAGAAATAGCACCCACACTTTCAATTTCTTCAATCTCCTTCAATTTTATCTGCAATTGAAATGTGAGCGGCGCGGTTTTTACTCACTGGCTTTTATAAAGAGCCCCAGTTTCAGCCTCGGATCTTCTTTACGATAGATTTCAATTTCAAGCAAAAACAATAGAGCTCATTCTTATCGGACAGAATGAGCTCTATTTCTATAGTTGATATTCTTTTAGTCTCTTTGCTTTTCTTTTTAGCATATAAACACCAAAGGCACCCAATAACGTTATCGGCGCTATCATCATCCCTATCCAAAGAGGCGCTTTGCTTCCGCTCGAAATGATCGGCAGCCAGAATGATAGTATATGCATCAGGACAAGAAATAAAATGGCATTAGATAAATGCTTATATTTAGCCGCTTTTGATTGGGCGTCTGTATATATTTCCAATTTATCCGTCCCGTCGTCTTCTTTGCAAAAATAATACCAGCCTCCAAATGCACTGACCAGCTTCCAGCCATCTTCCTCGAACAGCATGAAATAGTCTTGGTTTCGAATACCGAATTGATAATCCAGCCGATATATCAATTTGGACGGTCCGGCAGCTTCAAAGGTGTAGGTGAACCAGCTGTATCTCTCCAGGATCCACCCTTCCTGCGCCATCCGCTGCAGCCATACCTCTTCTTTCTCGTCGCTCCAAGCCCAAAAAAATTTCCTTATCTTCTTTCTCTCTGACATAATTCTCCCCCTGCTTGCTTTTCACTGATGCCAATCCAGTTTTTTTACCTCATCACTCATGGTTTATTTTGTTTTGGTATAAAGAGCTTTCATTTCTTTTACTGTAATCATGCAATTCTGCCAGAAAGGCATCTTATCCCATTATTATATCGAACCGCGATATATATCGTATAACGATATAATACCATAATCTTTACAATTGAGGCTATCGATATTTTTTATGACGAATGGTAATATAATGGAAAAGGAGTGTGATATTCTGCGTAGTGCTATTTTTGATAAACGTTTCTTATTCTTGACGATAGCTGCCCTTTCGTTTCAAGCGGGTGCCATATTGCTTGCTGTGTATGAAAAGGACGCCTTTGCGGTACTTTTGATAATCGGCATTTTGATGTCGGCATTGTCGGTAAGAAGAGGGATCATTTATTATCATTCCCAAGATAAAAGCGCCTGAACGGTGTCCAGGCGCTTACCAATGCTTGACATCTTTGAAATCCCGCATGATGATGCGCGACTCTTTGATATCCTGATATAATCGATATGGTTTGCTCGCCAGCCGGATCGGCAGCGTGAAAAGGAACTGACTGAGATCATCTTTGTACTCTGTCGTCATCCTGGAAGGCTTGGAAAGGATGCGATTCTGCCATTCTTGCTTGAATTCCTTCTGCAAATCGAGCCGGACATCAATCGCATGATGACATTGAGTACAGCAAATCGTCTTGAGCTTGTCGTTGATGTAGGTAATGGTGAATGGAGACTCCTCGCGACAATGGATACAATATAACTCTGCTTCCATGCAGCTTCGTTTCACTGTTATCTCCTCTTTCCTGTGTCTGGCTTTTTAGAACCCAAAAGGCTTCTGCAGCTTTTTTATCCTTCCTACTCAGAACATTTCGCTATCTGCATGCCAATATCCTGTCTATTTCCATCAATTTATATGCATGTTTTTCAACTCTTCGTATACGATTTTCAATAGTCGTTCTTCTATTCGGGGTCCTTCTTCTTCATCCAGCAGCCCATTCAGCAGAATCGAGAAGACTATTCGTTCACCTGATTTTGTTTCCATATAGCCCGACAAGGAACTGACTCCAGTCAGTGTCCCTGTCTTTGCCTTGATTTTTCCGGCCAGCTCACTATCGGCGAAGCGATTGCGAAGTGTTCCGCCAATCATCCGTTCCGGTTCGCCAGCGACCGGCAGGGAATGTTCAAAAGCATGGGACCAAGGCTCGTTCTGAACATGTACAAGCAATGCTGTCAGCTGCCTGGCAGTTATGCCATTCACATGTGAAAGACCAGAACCATCCCGAATGACCATTTGCCCTGTCGGTAATAGTCCATCAAGATAGCGTTCGATTTGTTCGATACCATCTTCCCAGTTCCCAGCTCTTTCCTTGCTGCCCATATGCTTGACATACATCTCGGCATGGCCATTATTGCTTAGCTTCATGAATGGAAGCAGCAATTGCTGAAGCGGTGCAGATTCCTTGCGCAAAAGCTCCGTCGTCTTTGCTGGAGCCTTTGCTGTTTTACTGCCGCCATCCACCTGAATTCCTGCAGCTTCGAGATTCTCCTGGAACAAATGCAGTACATATTCGGCAGGTTCCCAAACAGCTACCCATTCCTGCTCTTTTTCACCTGGAGCAATTGTGCCTGAAATGACGATATCATTGTTTCCATGCGTTCGAACCACTTCCAATTCTGCTTCACCCTCTTGGGAAATGACTGCATGATTATGTATGGTCACATAATCCGTTGCAGGGATGATGCTCACATTTGGTTTTCCTGATGAAGACGATGCATCCACCACAACCTTTACGGTTCCTGTATCATGATCGGTATCCGGCGCTGCCGTCAAAGCGCTGATTGCGGCACCATAATAGGCCGACTCATCTTTCCAGGTAGTATCTTCACTATATCGTTCCTGATCAAAATATGTATCATCAGCGATGATATCACCATGTATTTTCTTGATTCCTGCTTTGCGAAGCTGTTTTGCCAGCTGCCCGATGTCCATATATGTCAAAGACGGATCACCTTTACCAATCAAATATAAGTTCCCATGAAGCTGTCCTGCCGAGATGCGGCCGTCGGTGGCAATGATCGTTTCGAACCGGTGTTCTGCCCCCAGTCCATCCAAAACAGCTGCAGCAGTCAAAAGCTTCATATTGGATGCAGGACGCATGCGCTGATCGGCGCTTCTTTCATAGAGTGTCTTGCCTGTTTGGCCTTCAGCGATATGGATTGCAACAGCCGCTCCCTGCAATTGTTCCTCGCTTGCCAAGTATTCATTAATCCTTTCTTTCATCGCATCCTCTTTTCCGGCTACGCGGATATGCCCGTGAGGGATCAAACAAGCAAAAAACAAAAGCATTACAGCTAATAATCGCGCAATTTTGCGAAGCATCTGCAATTCCTCCTTTTGCATACCCTGCTTAACCTGTACGTTTTCATCTATATGTATGTAGTGTAACAAACTATCAGATAATTTAAAATATTACTCAAAGGTAAAAAAAAGACACCATCAAAGGGTGTCTTCATTCTTGATATATAAGCATACGGGGCAATGGTCGCTGCCCAGCGTCTCTGCATGTATCTCCGCTTCTTCTATTTTGTCCTTCCATCTCTGGGAGACGATGAAATAATCAATGCGCCAGCCGATATTCCTCTCCCTCACCTTATTCATATAAGACCACCAGCTGTAAGCATCCTCGCGATCCGGATATAGGAAACGGAAACTATCCACGAATCCGGAAGCAAGGAAGGCTGTCATCTTTTCCCGTTCTTCTTTCGTGAAACCGGAATTACCATGATTCGTCTTGTGATTCTTCAGATCGATTTCTTGATGGGCCACATTCAAATCACCGCATAAAATGACTGGTTTGCGGCTGTCCAGCTCCTGCACATACGCAAGGATCCTGTCTTCCCACTCCAGCCGCTCCGCCAATCGCGTCAAATCTCGTTTGGAGTTCGGTGTATAAACCGTCACCAAATAGAAATTATCATACTCCAGCGTGATGATGCGTCCTTCAGGCTCCGTGACGCCTTCTTCCAACCCATATGTGACATGCAGCGGTTCATGCTTCGTGAACACAGCAGTACCGGAGTATCCTTTACGCTCTGCATAATTCCAATATTGATGATAACCAGGCAGATCTAATTCAATTTGACCCTCCTGGAGCTTCGTTTCCTGCAAGCAGAAGAAATCTGCATCTTGTTCCTCAAAATATTCAAGAAAGCCTTTCTTTACACAAGCTCTGATTCCATTGACATTCCATGATACGAACTTCATTTTCTCTATTTCCCCCGTTGTCTGTCTCTAATCTGTGATGTGCAGGATTATTTTCCCTGCATGTGTTCTGCTTTCCATTAGCTGATGCGCTTTGAACGCATCCTCGAGCTTGAATTCTTTTATGCTTGGAAAAGTAATATCTTCTTTTTCTACGAAGCTGATAACTCGATCAGCAATAAACTTCAAATCTTCTGGGCGTTTTTTGCGAGTCGTTCCCAAGCTATAGCCAAGCAGAGACCGGCAGCTTGCGTGGACGTCTGATGTTTTAATCCCCCCGGCTGCGCCGCTCGCATTCCCGTAGTTTACTAATCTACCATAGGGTGCAAGACAAGTAAAACTATCTTCCATTATATTTCCGGCAAGCGAGTCTAAAATTAGGTCAACACCAGCTCCATCTGTCAGGTTCCGAACCGAATCTGGGAAATTATCATAAGTAATACAAACATCAGCACCAAGTTCCAAAGGCAAAGCTGCTTTCTGATCTGCGCTTACGGTTCCTATTATTTTGCCTGCACCTAGTTTTCTTGCAAGCTGAACCAATGTAAGGCCTGTCCCGCCTGATGCAGCATGAACAAGCACAGCTTCTCCTTTGCTGAGTCTCCCAACGCGCTCGAGCAGCATGAACGACAAAAAGGAAGGAACCGGACAAGCCGCAGCGACAGACGAATCAACATGATCTGCAATCGGATAGACAAGCACAGCATTCGCTATAGCATATTCCGCATATGAGCCTGATTTTGCAAATGCGATAACTCGATCGCCGATATGAAGTCCTTTGACATCTTGCCCTAGCTTATCAATGATTCCGACAGCATCCAGTCCTAGTATACCAGGGGTGCCAGACCCCTTTGTGCCCTTTCGCTTTTTTATATCAGCAAAATGGACACTTGCTTTTAATACCCTTATCCTTACTTCCCCGGCTGATGGTTCAGGTACTGTAAGATTTCTAAATTCGAGCACATCTGGACCACCCGTGCTTGCTGCTACAATCGCTCGCATAATAAGCCTCCTATTGATTGGGACATAGATGCTCAAGTCATAATCAGCTTTTCTCTGCATATTTTATCATATTGCAGTATATTTTCCGTTCCACAACTCTCGAGAAAAGGAGCTGTATCATGAGCCAGGTCAACATGGAAGATCTGAAGACGGCAATTGAGAAGCGTATAGGAAAGCTTGAAGAGCTGCAGCAGAAGGATGGATCTTGGCGCATGTGCTTTGAAGGTGCTGTTTTAACAGATTGCTTCTATATAATCACTTTCACTTCATTCGATAGAGAAACAGATACAGTCGAGAAACTTAAAATTGAATTACTGAAAAAGCAGCGAGACGATGGAAGCTGGGCAGCATATCCCGGCGAAAGAAACGGCAACTTATCGGCTACTGTTTTGGCTTATGCAGCACTTCGTTTTTCAGGAATCCCTGCTCAGGAGCTCCGAGCAGCAGAACGCTTCATCAGCACAAACGGCGGCATCAACAAAGCGCACTTTATGATTCGCTTCATGCTGGCTGTACACGGTATGATACCATGGCCAACTTTTTTAAAGTTCCCAATGACCGCTCTGCTTGTACCGACCACATTCCCAATCAATTTCTTCCAATTCAGTTCATACGCCAGAATCCATTTTGTTCCCATGCTGCTGTTATTAAATAAAAAGTTCAAACGGATCAGCTCGCACAGTATCCAGCTTGAACATCTATTATATGAAGAAGAATGGGATGATTTTACGGATGCTCGTTCGCCATTTCGTTCCATTACCAATGAATGGAGCCGTCTGGCTCGCTTGCCAGCTCGGCTGCATCGAGCCGGCTATCGATACGCGGAACAATATATGCAGGAACGTACGGAATCAGATGGAACACTCTACAGCTATGCAAGTGCTACCTTCTTCATGGTCTACGCCTACCTGGCGCTAGGATATGAAGAAAATAATCCTAGGATACAGCAGGCATTAAAAGGGATACATTCTCTTGTCAATGAAAACTGCAACGGCATCCATGTAGAGAATTCCACTTCAACTGTTTGGGATACAGCATTGCTCAGTTATGCACTTCAGCAAGCAGGCGCTCCAGTAAAACAAAAGATGATTCAATCAGCCAATCACTATCTGCTGCAGCGGCAGCATGTCCAAAAGGCGGACTGGCAAATTCATCAGCCAGGAGCCGAGCCAGGCGGCTGGGGATTTTCGGATATCAATACGAATCATCCCGATAACGATGATACCTCCGCTGCACTCCGCGCCATCACAAGGCAGGCCCGTGAAGATCTTTCCATCAAGCGTGCCTGGAAAAAAGGAACGGATTATTTGCTGGCAATGCAAAACAAAGACGGCGGCTGGGCTGCATTCGAGAAGGATACAGATTGGTGGATCCTTGGTAAGCTGCCGATCGAAAATGCTGAAGATGCAGCGATCGATCCATCTACTGCAGATCTGACAGGTCGTGTCATGGAATATCTCGGGACTTATGCCAGTTTGAAAAAAGACCATTCCAATGTGAAAAAAGCCATCCGCTGGCTTTATAAGCATCAGCAGTTAAATGGATCATGGTATGGCAGATGGGGAGTTTGCTATTTGTACGGTACATGGGCTGCTTTGACTGGCCTTGCAGCAGTTGGCATAAAACCGTCAGAAAAACACGTGAAACGTGCTGTAAACTGGCTGAAAGCTGTTCAGCATGAGGATGGCGGCTGGGGGGAATCATGTAGAAGTGCGGAAGTAGGAACGTATGTAGATTTGCCGATCAGTACTGTCGTACAGACTGCTTGGGCAGTTGATGCTTTGATTGCCAGCGGCGAACAGGATAGCAAGGAGGTACAGCAAGGCATCAGCTTTTTGCTGAGAGAACCTCTGCTGCAGGCCTCGATCGACTACCCGACCGGGATCGGACTTCCCGGCCAATTTTATATCCGTTATGAAAGCTATCCGCACATTTTTCCACTGCTTGCTCTGAGCCATTACCGGCTCAAGGCAAAGGCTTAGCTTAGCCAATACTTTTAACCATACCGCCATCAATGACGAAAGCCTGTCCGGTAATATAGGAATTAGCTGAAGAACAAAGGAAAACGGCCATGTTGGCAAATTCTTCAGGCGTACCATATCTGCCCATCGGGATAGCCGCTTGGCTTTGCTCCTGGACTTCATCCAGCCTTTTTCCAAGCTGATCGGCTGTCTTCTGATCCAGTTGGTCAACGCGATCGGTATGTATTTTCCCAGGCCCCAGTGTATTGATTAAAATATTGTCTGGTGCCAGTTCCTGTGAAAGTGACTTTGCCAAGCCGACAATCCCAGCGCGAAATGTATTGGACAACAGCAAGTTATCAATGGATTGCTTAATGGAGGATGAAGCGATATTAAGAATATGACCGCCGCCATTTTCCTTCATGATAGGAGCTGCTGACCGAATAAAACGAACGAAGCTCAATAGATTCAGTTCAAAAGCCTGCTGCCAGTCTTCATCGCTGAAATCCAGCAGTTTACCGGCCGGCGGACCGCCAGCATTATTGATTAGAATATCAATTGAACCAGTATGCTGCTTAGCGGATTCCACTGCACGGGAAATGTCGTTTGCATCCGTAATATCACAAACAGAATAATAAACAAGCGCATTACCTGATTCTTTGATGATGTCATCCCTTGTCTGTTTCAGTGCTTGTTCATCCCGGCTGATGATATGGACACAGGCGCCTTCCTTGGCGAACTGCATGGCTGTTGCCTTCCCCAGACCTTTGCTGGCAGCTGCGACCAATGCTGTCTTCCCTGTCAATCCTAAATCCATAAAATCCCTCCTTACTCTGCTGCTTTGGCGATTTTACTCCTGATCCAGCGAGCTGCTGTGTCTTCTGGAATCTCGTATGTACCGCCTTCACGGAGCAGTTGGTTTTTATACATCGTTTGGACGAGCATGATTACTTTCATCTGCTGTCACTCCTTCCTTGGTCTCATTATACACCGAAGCCGCCGAGCAGACAGGCTTGGCGGCTTGTTCACAGCAATACGATATAATCTCGATGCACGACGGCCCTATGCCATACCGAAGCTGGATCGGACTCCCGGCTGATAAGCATTTCCCTAAGGTCCGCCGATGAAATATCACTGATTCCGCGAGCGATAGTATCTCCATCCGATGTCCTGATATCGACAACAGCTGATGCGGAAAAAGTGCCTTGCACCTCTGTGACACCGATCGGCAGCAAGCTTTTGCCGTTCTGCAGCAATGCCTCGGCTGCGCCGGCATCAATGGTAAGACTGCCTGTCGCCCTGGCATGATGCGTCAGCCATTGCTTGGTTTTGCGCTGTACTTCGGATGCTTCATCCCCGATATATGTCCCAGCGCCGTTCCCTTTGGCGATCTCGAGCAGCGTCGATGACTCATTTGTCGTGCCGATGAATACCGGCACGCCCAACTCGAGTGCAGTCTGGGCTGCCAGCACCTTGGAATACATGCCCCCGGTGCCGACTTTGGACCCGGAAGTCTGTTCGATGGAAGCCTGCATTTCAGCCGGAATCCTATCCAGGCGCTGATAACGCTTCGCATCAGGATATGTATTCGGATTCTTGTCGTATATCCCATCCACATCCGTGATCAAAATAAGCAAATCAGCTTTGACAAGTCCGCTGACATAAGCAGATAACATATCATTATCACCAAATGTGAGCTCCCGGATGGATACAGAATCATTTTCGTTGATGATCGGGATGATATTCCGCTTCAGCAGCTCCTGCAGCGTGTTATAGCTGTTATTATATTGATCGGCATTTGTGAACACATCTCGGGTCAAAAGCAGCTGCGCGCATTTCATATCATATTTACCAAATGCTTCTGTATAGGCTTGTACGAGCAAGCCTTGTCCGATGGCGGCTGCAGCTTGCTTCCCTTCGATCGTCACAGGTCTTGACGGATAGCCGAGCTGACGGAAACCAGCTGCCACTGCACCGGATGATACAAGGATGACCTCGTGCCCCTCCCTGATCAAAGCGGCGATTTGATCGGTATGCCGGCGGATTTTCGCTTCGCTCATTCCCCCACCTTGTTCCGACAGCATGCTGCTGCCTATTTTTACGATTATTCTCTTCATCACTCATTCACCTTTTCGTCCAATAACTCATTTTAGTAACGATTATATAGCAAAATATCGGAAGCTCCTAGCTTAATAACAAAAAACTTCATTGAAAATGAATAAATAGAACAGGGATCGGAGCATCCGCCGAAGCAAGCATAGGAATGATATTTATTAATGATCCAAAGGATGGGGAACGGATAGTATGAGCCCTGGCATCAGGAGGGGCAATAAGATTGAAGCTGGTTTCATAAAAAAGAACAGCACCCCCACGACGCGGCGATGGGGGTGCTGCTTACTGTCTTCCCTACGGATCATCTCAGATAGTTAATGCACTTCGACTGTCCAGCCGAATGTATCTTCCAGCTCGCCCTTCTGGATGCCGACGATCGTATCATAGACCCGTTTTGCTACTTCACCAGTGACACCTTGGTTGATCTCATATGTTTCGCCTTCATGGAACAGTTTTCCGACAGGAGAGATGACTGCTGCTGTACCAGTACCGAATACCTCTTCCAGTCTGCCTTCTTTTTGAGCCTGGATCACTTCGGCGATCGACACACGGCGTTCTGTCACAGGATATCCCCAATGCTTCAATAGATGAAGTACGCTATCTCGTGTGACACCTTGCAGGATGCTTCCATTCAGCTGAGGCGTGACGATTTCACCGTCGATTTTAAAGAATACGTTCATACTGCCGACTTCCTCGACATATTTCTTCTCCACTCCATCAAGCCAAAGGACTTGGGAGAAGCCGGATTCTGCTGCAACTTCCTGCGCTTTCAGGCTGGCAGCGTAGTTACCGCCGGTTTTCGCGTCACCGGTACCGCCTTTGACTGCACGTACATAGTCATTCTCCACTGCGATGCTTACCGGATTGATACCTTCTTTGTAGTAAGCTCCCACAGGGGACAGAATGATGATGAATTTGTAGCTGGCAGATGCAGCTACGCCAAGGAACGGTTCCGTTGAGATGATGAACGGACGGATATAAAGTGATGTTCCTTCTGCAGTCGGGATCCAATCCTTTTCGATCGAAATAAGCTGTCGCAATGCTTCCAAGGCCAGTTCTTCATCCAAGCGCGGAATGCATAGTCTGTCATTCGAGCGGTTCATACGTTCGAAGTTCTTATCCGGACGGAACAGCAGAACCTTACCTTCTTTCGTCAAATAGGCTTTCAAGCCTTCAAAAACAGTTTGACCATAGTGGAAACACATGGCTGCAGGATTTAGTTCGAGCGGTGCATATGGTACGATTTGCGGATCATGCCAGCCAGCTTCGGCAGTGTAATCCATCGTGAACATATGATCGGTAAACACCTTTCCGAATTGAAGCGTGCTTGCTTCCGGTTTCTCTTTTAAATTTTCGCTGCGTGTAAAAGCAAAGGTTTGTTGTTTCAAAGCTAGGACTCCCTGTCATTTTAGATTTTCTTTTTCTTTAAATTGTTCCTAATGATAGAATATTGCGACAACAATATCTTATCAACAGATTATAAAGGAGAAATCAGTCAGTTTCAACCTAAAATTTTAACAAAATCACTATCCATGTGTTACGATGGACAAAGATCAGGGAAAAGAAAAGCAGATACATAAAGGAGGGACGGCATATGGAAACGGGTACAATCATGTGGATCATTTGTGGCATCATCATAGTCGCTGCGCTCGCAATAGCAGCAGTCATGATCATGAAGGCTGCGAAATCCATGCTGGCGACGAAGAACAAAATCAATAAGACGATGGCACCGATGCAAGCGGATATGCAGACGATCAAACAAGAACAGGCTGTACTGCAGCAGCATCAAAAGGATATTCAGGAAAATATCCAATCCATCACAGAAGGAACAAAGACAGTCATCTCCTCGATCAAACAAGCACCCTCAGCATTAAAGCAGCAATTCAAACAAACATAATCTG from Terribacillus sp. FSL K6-0262 encodes:
- the proB gene encoding glutamate 5-kinase — encoded protein: MKRIIVKIGSSMLSEQGGGMSEAKIRRHTDQIAALIREGHEVILVSSGAVAAGFRQLGYPSRPVTIEGKQAAAAIGQGLLVQAYTEAFGKYDMKCAQLLLTRDVFTNADQYNNSYNTLQELLKRNIIPIINENDSVSIRELTFGDNDMLSAYVSGLVKADLLILITDVDGIYDKNPNTYPDAKRYQRLDRIPAEMQASIEQTSGSKVGTGGMYSKVLAAQTALELGVPVFIGTTNESSTLLEIAKGNGAGTYIGDEASEVQRKTKQWLTHHARATGSLTIDAGAAEALLQNGKSLLPIGVTEVQGTFSASAVVDIRTSDGDTIARGISDISSADLREMLISRESDPASVWHRAVVHRDYIVLL
- a CDS encoding branched-chain amino acid aminotransferase, with the protein product MKQQTFAFTRSENLKEKPEASTLQFGKVFTDHMFTMDYTAEAGWHDPQIVPYAPLELNPAAMCFHYGQTVFEGLKAYLTKEGKVLLFRPDKNFERMNRSNDRLCIPRLDEELALEALRQLISIEKDWIPTAEGTSLYIRPFIISTEPFLGVAASASYKFIIILSPVGAYYKEGINPVSIAVENDYVRAVKGGTGDAKTGGNYAASLKAQEVAAESGFSQVLWLDGVEKKYVEEVGSMNVFFKIDGEIVTPQLNGSILQGVTRDSVLHLLKHWGYPVTERRVSIAEVIQAQKEGRLEEVFGTGTAAVISPVGKLFHEGETYEINQGVTGEVAKRVYDTIVGIQKGELEDTFGWTVEVH